A segment of the Actinomyces sp. oral taxon 171 str. F0337 genome:
ACCTCCTCACGCAGTCCAGCTTCCTGACCAGCACCCTGGAGACGCTCACCACGTCCGAGCGCATCGGTCAGATCAGCAACCTGTCAGGCTTGGCCTACTCCATCCAGGGCATCGGCGTCGACAAGATCAACTTCATCACCATGCCGAACGAGCCCGCAGCCGACCCGAACCAGGTGGTTGCCACCGAGGGCGCCAAGAAGGTCTGGAAGGCCCTCGGGGACGACAAGCCCGTCCCCTCCGACACCACCGCCCCCGCCTCCCCGGACTCAGGCGCCACAGCGGACGGCTCCGCCTCGGAGGGCGGCGAGTCCTCCGAGTCATCCGAGTCATCCGAGTCATCCGACCCCACCACGGCCGCCCCGACGCAGGCACCGGCGACCCAGGCCCCGAAGGCGAGTGCTCCCCAGCAGCAACCCGCCACGAAACCCACCACCCCAGCCTGCCCCGCCTGAGGCAGAATCATCGGTGTGACTCCGACAGACGACTCACTCCCGCCCTCGATCACCCCCGGCTCCGACGGAGGCAGGCCTCCACGCCAGCAGCGCCCCATCGATGCCGTCAATCAGCGCAGCCGCGAGCGCGGGGAGGCACCCGGTGGAGAGGACACTGCCCAGCCCACCGACGTCGCCGGAGGCTCCCCGCGCCGCCCGTCATCGACCTCTGGTACCCGCCGACCCCAGCGACACTCAGTCCTGGGTCGTCAGGACAGCGACGAGCAGCAGGCCTCGGCCCAGTCCACCTCTGAGCGATCGGGCCAGCAGCCACCCTCGGTCCAACCCCGGCGCCCAGCCGCCCCGTCTCAACGAGGCAGCCGCGCCCGGGCCGGGTCGAGTGCGGTCCCCTTGGAGCCGGATACCGACGGACGCAGTGCCGCATCCGGCCCGGAGCGCACACAGGCGATGCCTGTGCGACGCGGCACCTACCCCGTAGGGTCCCAGAGCCCGCAGTCCCCGCATGAGCCCGTTCCAGGCGGGCCGGAGCTCAAGCCCGAGCAGCCGCGGCAGCCGAAGCGCTCCCGGCCGCGATGGCGCCGGATCCTGGGCTGGACGGTCGTCGTCATCGTCGTCGTCCTCGCACTGATCGCAGCGCGGGTCGCCTGGCTGTGGAACGACGTCTCCTCCCAGCTCCACCGCGTCGACGCCCTGTCCGGGGCGGCGGACACCCCGGGCGAGACCTGGCTCATCGTGGGGTCGGACGCGCGCGGCGGCGCCGTCCAGGACGAGACCGAGGGAGCACGCGCCGACTCCGTCATGCTGCTGCACAAGGCGGAGAACGGGCAGACGAGTCTGACCTCCCTGCCGCGCGACACCTTCGTGGACATCCCCGAGCTCGGGGAGAACAAGATCAATGCCGCCTACACCGGCGGACCCAAGCTGCTGGTCCAGACCGTGGAGAAGCTCTCCGGGCTGACTGTGGACCACTATGTGGAGGTCGGCATGACCGGAGTGTCCCAGATGGTCGACGCCGTCGGCGGGGTCGACGTGTGCTGGCCCTACTCCGTCGTCGACGAGGACTCGGGAATGGTCTGGGACGTCTCCCAGGGCGAGTGCCAGACAGTGGACGGGAAGAAGGCACTGGCCTACTCCCGGATGCGCAAGTCGGACCCGACTGGCGATGTTGGGCGCGGTCAGCGCCAGCGCGCCGTCATCTCGGCGGTGGTCTCCAAGGCGGCCTCACCGTCCACCATCTTCTCCTTCTCCCGGCAGGACGCGCTGGTCGACGCCGGTACGGATGTCCTCACGGTGGATCAGAGCGCCAGCACCATGAGCATCGCCCAGATGGTCTTGGCCTTCCGATCAGCCTCCGGCAGCGGTCTGACCGGCGCTCCGCCCATTGAGGACACCGCCTACTCCCCCGAGGATGCCGATATTGGCGAAACGGTGCTGCTGCGGGACACAACCGCACCGGACTTCTTCGCCAAGGTGCGCGACGGGAAGCTGACGGCGGCGGACTTCAACCAGTTCTGACGCTGGGATCCGCGCAGAGGGAGGGTGGGCCGACACCTCATGATCGAGGTGTCGGCCCACCCTCCCTCTCAGGTCTGCTCCGGTCCGGGGACCGCTCAGCCGACGTGGGGCCGGTTGGGGTCGGCCTGCCAGGAGCTGTAGGAGGAGGCGACGATGTCGTCCAGGTCGTGCTCGGCCCTCCATCCCAGGACCTCACCGATGCGGGTGGCGTTGCCGATGAGCTGGGGCGGGTCACCGGCGCGGCGGGCGAGCTCCTCAGGCTCCAGGTCCAGACCCGTGGAGGCGATGACCTTGGAGACGACCTCCCGCACCGAGGCGCCCTGGCCGGTGCCGACGTTGAAGACGTGCTCGGCCATCTCCTGGCCGCCGGCCAGGTAGTCCAGGGCCGCGATGTGAGCGACCGCCAGGTCCTTGACGTGGATGTAGTCGCGCACACAGGTGCCGTCGGGGGTGGGGTAGTCGGTGCCGAAGATCTTGGGGGTCTCGCCCTTGGCGAGACGGTCGAGGACCATGGGGATGAGATTGAGGGTGGCCATGTCGCCCAGGTCGTCCCAGCCGGCACCAGCGACATTGAAGTAGCGCAGACCGGCCCAGCGCAGCCCCCAGGCCTTCTCGGCGTCAGCCATCATCCACTCCCCAATGAGCTTGGTCTCGCCGTAGGGGTTGATGGGGCGGCAGTCGATGTCCTCGGGCACGACCTCCACCGGGGGCATGCCGTAGACGGCCGCCGAGGAGGAGAAGATCATCTGGTTGACGCCGGCCGTCTCCATGGCCAGCAGCATGTTCGCCAGGCCTCCAACGTTCTGCTGGTAGTACCAGGCGGGGCGCTCCACGGACTCGCCCACCTGCTTGCGGGCGGCGAAGTGGATGACAGCGGTGACACCTCGCGAGCTCATGACCTCAGCGAGGCTCTCGGGGGCCTGACCGCTGGCGACGTCGAGCTCGACGAGGGAGGCCCCCTTGACTCGCTCCGGCGTCCCGTAGGACAGGTCATCGACGACGACGACCTCCTCCCCGCGCTCAAGGAGAAGTCGGACCACGTGCGCGCCGATGTAGCCGGCGCCTCCAGCAACGAGAATGCTCATGCCCACATTCTATCCATACTCGCTCAGAAGCGAACAGAAACGAACGTGAGATCCATGCGTCAGTGCGTTCCTCACCCAACACCCCCTCGCAGCTGTAAACCCGTGTACACTGATACCACAACACCCCCCAGGCCTCTCGCTCATCAGAGCACGCCCAAATCGGGGGGTTTTTACGTACCAACACCCTACAATTGGAGGATGAATCCTCCAGGTCAACATTACGATAAACCAGCGCTCAATGAGAACGACCTCATTGAGCGCTACATTGAACGCGGACTCATCATCACGGACCGAAATCGTGCCGCCAGATACCTCCGACACATCGGATACTATCGACTCTCCCCCTACACAATCCCCTTCCAAGCCGACCGAACCACCCACTCCTTCAGACCAGGCACCACCTTCGACGACATCCTCTCTATCTATGTGTTCGATCGACAACTGCGCCTCCTGACAATGGACGCACTTGAACGCGTCGAGGTCGCGGTGCGCGCCGCAGTGTCCAACACGATGTCAACACACGGCGAAGGCGGAGCCTTCTGGTACCAAAACACCTCCAACTACCAAAATCATAAAGACTACTCCGCAACAGTTAAGCGTATCGAACATCTCACGAGTCTTGGTCGGCAGTACGCTCCCTCAACTCGTCGCGAGCAGACGGACCGCCTTCACTACCCTGATGCACTCACCCATTATCTCGACACCTACACATCCCCGACAACACCGCCATCCTGGCTGGTCATCGAGCTTCTCACCGCCGGCGAGCTCCAACGCCTCTACGCCGGCCTGGCACGCAAGTACCGAAAAGCGATCGCGAGAGAACTCCATCTTACTGAGCCAGTTCTGCAATCATGGCTGAAAAGTCACGTCAGGGTCCGCAATATCTGCGCCCATCACGGACGCCTCTGGAACAGATTCCTTGGCGTATACCCAGCAATCCCAAAGAGCAGGACCGTCCGCTGGCTCAACGATGGCAGCACCTTTGATACCGGCAACCCAGGAGCCCTAGAACGAAAGAGGCTCTACCCCGTTCTCGTCTCTCTTCAGTCGATCCTGTTCACCATCAGCCCATACTCGACGTGGGCTCTGAGACTGCGCAATCTTTTAAGCAGGTACCAGCACATCCCACTGAATGCCCTGGGTATGAAGACCAACTGGGACGCAGACAGATTCTGGCAGGAGGCCTTCGAATCCGGCTCCTGACACAGTCAGCAGCCTTCACACACTTCGTGCGGAGGTCGACCATCAATCCTGCAGGCGCTCGCGCAGGGCGGCGCCCTTGGCGTGGGCGACCTCGCTCAGGTCCTTCTGGAAGACCCGCATGGCGGCGCCCAGGCGGGCGGCCTCCTGCCCCTGACCGGACGCGAGGATGCGCACCGCCAGCAGCCCAGCGTTACGGGCCCCGCCGATGGAGACCGTGGCCACTGGGACCCCGGCCGGCATCTGCACGATGGACAGCAGAGAGTCCATACCGTCGAGGTACTTCAGCGGTACCGGCACCCCGATCACCGGCAGCTCGGTGACGGCCGCCAGCATCCCGGGCAGGTGAGCCGCTCCCCCGGCACCGGCGATGATGACGCGCAGTCCCCTCTCGGCGGCAGCGCGCCCGTAGTCGATCATCTCGGCGGGCATGCGGTGGGCCGAGACGACGTCGGCCTCGTAGGCCACCTGGAACTCATCGAGGACCTCGGCGGCGGCCCCCATGACCGGCCAGTCCGAGTCCGACCCCATGACGATGCCGACCACCGGCCGCCCCGCCTCTGTCGTCCCCGGCGTCGTTGCGCTGACCTCGCTCATGAATATCCTCCCTAGTCTTCCGTGTACTGCACCATGCCCTGACATGCCCTGACGTATCCGGCTCAGGCGTCCCCGCGCAGGATGGCGACGGCCCCGCGCGCCTGCTCAACGACGTCGGCGACCTCCTGGCCACGGCCGACCGTCATGGTGACGTGCCCGAGCTTGCGGCCCTGTCGCCACTGCTTGCCGTAGAGGTGGATCCGGGCATCGGGATGAGCGGCCATGGCCCGGGCCAAGGCATCAGCCCCCGGCTCGTGCCTGCCGCCGATGAGGTTGACCATGACAGTGGTGGGCGCTGTGGCCTCCGTGGCCCCCAGCGGCAGGTCGAGAACCGCCCGCAGGTGCTGGGCGAACTGGCTGGTGACGGCCCCGTCCTGGGTCCAGTGACCGGAGTTGTGGGGACGCATGGCCAGCTCGTTGACGTACAGGCGCGTAGGCTCCCCGAAGGTCTCCACGGCGAAGAGCTCGACGGCGAGCACCCCGGTCACCCCGGCATGCTCGGCGACCGCGCGGCCGATGAGCTCGGCCTCCTCGACGGCGACCGAGTCGAGACCGGGGGCCGGCGCCAGCACCTCAGCGCACATGCCGTCCTCCTGAACCGTCTGAGCCACCGGCCACACCGCCACCTGGCCGCTGGGGGTGCGGGCCAGCAGGACGGCGAGCTCACGGGTGAAGGGGATCGCCTGCTCCACGAGGAGACTGGTCACCGCAGCCCCTCCGAGGCTGCCTCCCCCACCGGTTCCAAGGCCATCACTCTGGCCGGCGCGGGCCCGGGCCACCGAGGCGATCCACTCGGCGGCCTCCCCCTCACGCAGGGACTCGGCGCTGTGCACCAGCAGGACCCCGTGGCCGTCGTAGCCTCCGCGCGGCGTCTTGAGCACCACGGGCCAGCCGTGCTCGCCGGCAAAGGCCTCAACGGCGTCGGTCATCTGCTCAGCGCTCTCCTGCTGCGGTCCGCCGACCTCCGCCCAGGCGGGCTGCGGGAGCCCGGCCCGACTCATCATCCGCCGCATGGCGAGCTTGTCGCGCGCCAGGGTCAGGGCCTGCGAGGTGGGCTGGACACTGACTCCCTCGGACTGGAGCCGTTCCAGGAGGGCCGAGTCCTGGTGCTCATGCTCGAAGGTGAGGACCGCAGCCGGCTCCCCTCCCGGCCCGTCAGCACCGTCCCCGGCGACGACGGCGCGCACGGCCGCCTCATCGTCGGCGGCCCCCACGGGGGCGTCCGGGGTCACTTGTCCGGTGGACCCGTCCGCGGCTTCCACCAGTGCCCTGAGGTGAATACCCAGAGCACTGGCCTCCTCCTGCATCATGCGGGCCAGCTGCCCGCCTCCGATCACGGCGACGATGGGTGCGCTCACACCCCTAGGCTACTCGCTCGCCGCTCATCCTCACCGCAGCAGGGTCCAGACCGTAGGGTGGGGGCGTGACGCCACCCGCCGCAGAGTCCTCCACCGCCCAGCAGGCCCCGCCCTCGCCTCCGACGCACAGCGCTCCCTCCGGTCCGCGCCGCTGGCTCCAGGTTCTGATGGTCTGGGCCGCGGCGAGTGTCTTGACCTTCGTCATCCTGCGGCTGGGCGCCCAGGACACACCCGCTACCCCGTGGGCCGGGGCCGCACCGTCCTGGGAGGAGCACATGCGCTTCTGGGACGCCGGTTGGTACAACCGGATCGTTGAGGAGGGCTATCCGGATCGACTGCCCGTGGGTGCTGACGGGAGGGTCACTCAGAACACCTGGGCCTTCATGCCGCTGTTGAGCGGCCTGGCCTCCTTGCTCGGCTGGACCGGCTGGTCCTTCTACGTGCGTGCCACCATCGTGTCGATCCTGGCCTCGGCGGCGGCGGCGGTCGTCATGGACCGTTGGCTCTCGCCGCTGACAGGGAGGCGATCCTCCCTGTGGGCGGTGGCACTGGTCTGGTCCTCGCCGTGCGCCACGGTCCTCCAGGTCCCCTACGCCGAGTCCCTGGGGCTGGTGCTGGTGGGGCTGACGCTGTGGCTGGCGAGCCGCGGGCGGGCGCTGGCTGCGACTCCCCTGGCGCTGGCTGCCTGCTTCGCCCGTCCTGTCGGTGTCCCGCTGGGGGCGGCGCTGGGGCTGTGGTGGCTCTGGGAGACGGCCTGCGCCCGGAGCTGGGTCCCACCCACCTGGTTCCCGCGTCTTCTGCCCGGTCACTCCCCTCAAGCGCCGGGCGCGCGCAGGCGGCTGCTGGCGCTGGCACTGCTCACCTGCTCGGCGGCCCTGAGCTGGCCGATCATCGCCTGGCTGGTCACGGGCCGTCAGGATGCCTACACCGCCACTGAGACCTCCTGGCGCGGCGCGGACCTGGCGCCCGTCGTGCAGTGGGCGACCCGCTTGGGCGACTGGGTGGGCCCACATCTGGGCCCGGCCCTGCTGGTCGTCGTTCTGACCACGGTGGGCCTGCTGCTGAGCGCCCCGGGGCTGCGGGCTCTGGGGCCTGCGACCTGGTTCTGGTGCCTGGGCTACCTGCTCTACCTCCTGGTCTTCTTCGACCCGACGACGTCGGTGCTGCGGCTCCTGCTGCCCCTGGCCCCGGCGGGCTGGGCGCTGGCCGCGGCGGCCGGCACCACCCGCAGGCGGCTGGCTCTGCTGACGGCCTGCGTGACCGGCCAGCTGTTCTGGGTCTCATGGGTGTGGGACCTGGGCAGCGTCAGTGTTCACTGGGTTCCGTGAGCAGCCTCGGCTTGCACGACCTGACCGCGATCGGCATAGGATGCCCGCCATGACGCGATCCTCCGGCAATTCCTTGGCGCAGAGGCTCATCGCCCTCATCAAGGAGTTCATGCAGTTCGGCATGGTGGGCGCTGCGGCCTACGTGATCGACGTCGGCCTGTTCAACCTGCTCCAGCACGGCCCTACCGGTTTCCTCTCCGGTCACCCGAACTCCGCTCAGCTGATGGCATCCTCGATCGCGACCGTCTTCTCCTGGATCGCAAACCGCTACTGGACCTACCGGGGCCGCACCCAGAAGAACGTTGCCCGCGAGGCGACCCTGTTCGTCCTGGCCAACCTGGGCGGCATCGCCATCACGCAGTTCTGCCTGCTCTTCACCCATCACGTCCTGGGACTGACCTCACCGCTGGCGGACAATATTGCGGCCTACGTCGTCGGCTTCGGCCTGGGAACGGCATTCCGCTTCGTCTTCTACCACTACATCGTCTTCACCGGGCACAAGGACCACTCCCCCGGTGACGACGATACCGACAGCACCAGTCCCCAGGGGCAGGCGGGCAGTGGGACCGAGCCCCGTGCCGTCCCCGTCTCGGTACGCCCCTGAAGCCCAGGCAGGACCGGCGCAGTCGGCGGCGACATCCGAGGTGCCCGATTCCACAGCCCGGAGGGGATCGCTCTCACGGCATGGCTGCCGGGGCACCGTTTAGCCTTGGACGGTGACTGCCCTGACCGCCTTGGCTCCGGCGCTGAATCTGCCCACCGCTGTCCCCTCCGCCCACGCACCGATGCTCGGCCCCGAGTGGCTCGATGCCACCTTCATCATCAAAGCCTTCGTCGGCTGGATCAGCCCCTGGGCCATTGTCGGCGTCATGCTTGTCATCTTCGCCGAGACCGGCCTGCTCGTCGGCTTCTTCCTGCCCGGTGACTCACTGCTGTTCACCCTGGGGATGTTCGTGGCCATCGGCGAGACCAACCCGGCCGAAGGAGTTCCCGTCCCCATCTGGGTGGCTGCCCCCCTCGTGTGGCTCGCGGCCATTGCCGGCAACCAGACCGGCTACCTCATCGGCCGCAAGGCGGGACCCGCGATCTTCAACAAGCCCGACTCACGCCTGTTCAAGCAGGAGTACGTGGACCGCACCTCGGACTTCTTCGAGCGCCACGGCGGCAAGGCCGTCACCTTGGCTCAGTTCGTGCCGATTGTACGCACCTTCACGCCCGTCATCGCCGGTGTCGGCAAGATGAACTACCGGCACTTCATCACCTTCAACATCCTGGGAGCCACATTCTGGGCCTTCGGCATCACCTGGCTGGGCTACTTCCTGGGAACGATCAAGTGGATCCAGGACAACATCGACGCCATGATCCTGGTGATCGTCTTCATCTCGGTGGCTCCGATGCTCATCTCCGGTATCTCGCAGTTCATCAAGTCCCGCCGCCAGAAGTCCTGACGCCTCTCCACTCCGGACGCCTCCCAGTGGACGCACCATGAACTCCCCGGGTTCTGTCCCGAAGCCCGTGGTGCGTCCTCGCCGTTCCGCCAGTGGCCAGCAGCGGGTCAGAAGCGGCGACGCCGTCCCACCGAGACCAGTGCGCCCTGAGGCAGGACGTTGTTGGGGTCCAGGGACTTGGGGACGGCATTGAGCAGGATGGAGAAGACCGCCGGGCTGCGCTGGGACAGCTCGATGCGGCCGCCGTCGGCCTCGACGAGATCCTTGGCCAGCGCCAGCCCGACGCCGGTGGAGCCGTAGCCGGAGACGTGCCGCTCGAAGACATGCGGTGCGATGTCCTCGGCCACGCCCTCACCTTCGTCGGTGATATCGATGAAGACCGCGTGACCGCCGTTGGCGCTGCGTACACTCACCGACGTTGTCCCGGCCCCGTAGCGCAGGGAGTTCTCGATGACAGTGGCCAGTACCTGGGCCAGGGACCCGGGTGTGGCCAGGACCGGGTGGCTGATCTCGTCGGAGAAGGTGATGGTGCGTCCGGCCTGCTCGAAGGCCGGTTCCCACTCCTCGCGCTGCTGAGCGAAGATGTCCTTGAGGTGAAGAGCCTCCGTGGTCCCACCTCCGCTGCGGCGCGAGACCTTGAGCAGGTCCTCGACGACGCCGGTGAGCCTCTCGACCTGCTCCAGGCAGGCATGGGCCTCGGCTCGCACATCCTCCTCGCCGGCGAGCAGCTCGATCTCCTCCAGGCGCAGCGACAGGCTGGTCAGCGGCGTGCGCAGCTGGTGGGAGGCGTCGGAGGCGAACTGACGCTCAGCGGCGATACGCCCGGCCACACGCTCGGCCGAGCGCACGAGCTCGGCCTGGACCAGGTCGATCTCCTCGATCCCCGAGGAGCGCAGCCGAGGGCGCACCTGACCGCTGCCAAGCTGCTCGGCCTCGGCGGCCAGGTAGATGAGTGGGGCCGAGATGCGCCTGGACACCCGGGAGGCCACGACGGAGGCCGCCGTGAGCGCGGTGCCGGTGAGTACCAGGACCGTGAGGATGACCGTGCCGATAATGGTGACCCGGTCGCCGCTTCCGGCGGAGCGCAACGCGCTGACGATCCAGGCGCCTCCCAGTGGCAGCCCCAGCAGGAGGACAGCCACGCACACCGCCGACATCGTCATCGTCATGGAGTAACGACGCATGGCAAGTCCTCCTTCAGCCCCGATCAGCTCGTCGAGGCAGCTGCGGAACCCAGCACCCCTCCCGGGAGGCCCTCCCGGTCAGCGGCTCAGCCGGCGGTCAGAAGGTAGCCGTCCTCCTGGGCCAGCAGAAGCGCGGGGCTGTCCTCATCGTCACCGAGCTTGCGACGCAGCCAGGTCACGTGCATCTGAAGGGTCTGGGGACTCCCGGTGGGGTCCTCACCCCAGACCTCCTTGAGGATGTCCTCACCGGAGGCGACCTCGCCACCGGCGCGCACCAGGACCCGGAGCAGCTCGAACTCCCGGGTCGTCAGCTGCAGCTCGCGCGAGCCGACGAAGGCCCGGTGAGCGGCGACGTCGACCCGGACCTCTCCGACGCTCAGCTCATCCTCAGTGGCCTCCCCCGAGGCGCGACGGACCTGAGCCCGCACGCGAGCCAGCAGCTCGGCCAGGCGGAAGGGCTTGGTGACGTAGTCATCGGCCCCCGCATCCAGACCGACGACGAGGTCGGAGTCCTCACTGCGCGCGGTGAGCATGAGGATCGGGATGGTCAGGCCCTGGGCCCGCACCTGACGGGCCACGTCCAGGCCGTCGATGTCCGGCAGTCCCAGGTCCAGGACGATGATGTCAGCGGCTGAGATCTCCTCAAGGGCGCCTTTACCGGTGCCATGAGTCAGGACCTCATAGCCCTCGCGTCCAAAGGCGCGGGCGAGGGGCTCGGAGATGGCGGGGTCGTCTTCGACGAGCAGAACAGTTGTCACATCCGCGATGTTAGGTGACGACGCCCCCCACCGCCATCGTCCCAGAGGTGGAGAAGATACCAAGACGTGACCACGGCCGGGGCGGTGACTCTTCACCCTCCCACATCTGGAACATGTTTTCGTGAAGATACCGCGGAAAAACTCGATTCGGAGTTGCCTCTTCAAGGGCTGAGCAGGCAAATAATCACGAGATGATAACGGAGCCGTCATCCTGGCTCCTGCGGCTCAGAGGCGGGTCGGTGAGGTCCTCTCCAACGACCAGGGCACGATCTGCCCCAGCCCCTTGGCCACCACCTCATGGCACTGCCCCACCCGGTACCGATCCGCCTGAGGCGAGCGGAGAATGGCCATGGCGGTCGGCTCGTCCAGGCGGATGCTGCCGGGTTCGGCCGCGTCCACGAGCCGGGAGGCCAGATTGACGGTGGGACCGAAGACGTCACCGGAGCGGGAGATGACCCGTCCCTCGACGAGGCTGGCTCGAACCCGAATCGCATCCGGCCCCTTCTGGAGCTCGTCGACCAGAGCGGTGACGACGTCGGCGGCGATCAGCAGGTCATCGGAGATGTACATGACGGCGTCCCCGATCGTCTTGACCACCCGCGCCCCCCGGGAGGTGATGACATCCCTGGCCGTGTTCTCGAAGCCCTCGAGCATGTGGGTCAGGGCGGCCTTGCTCATGCCCTGAGCGCGCTGGGTGAAGGAGACGATGTCAACGAAGCCCAGGGAGCGGATGAGCGGGTAGAGGTCGGGGCCGGTGTCCTCTCTGCCCCGGGTTGACACCTCAGCGTCGGTGCGCCCCAGGATGGAGGCCATGTGACGGCGCCACACGTAGGTCAGCTGGCGCTCCAGAAGCTCCACGAGGCCGTCGATGCGGTCAAGGGCGACCAACCGGGCAGAGGTGTCGTCCAGACCGAGACGCTCACTGAGGTCAGTGACGAAGGTCTCCAGCTCCCACAGGACCAGACGGTCCATGGTGTAGGACTGGGCCCTGAGAAGCTCGAGCACGCTGGCCGAGGCCAGGGAGGAGTCACTGGTCTCGTCCAGCAGCGCCACGGTGTCTCGAAGCGCGGCGACATCCTGCTCAGTGAAGTGGACCGCATCGGGCTTGACGTCAGCGAAGCCCATGGCACGCCAGAACTTCTGCGCCACCTCCACACTGGTTCCGGCCCGCTGAGCCACCTCGGTCAGAGTGAGGCTGGGGGGCGTCCCCAGCAGCAGGTACTCATGCCCCGTCAGGGTGGTCCGCTCTGCAGGGTCCATCTCAGCGGCGCCCTCCCCCTCGCCACGACGGGCACCCTCTTGAGCCTTCTGCTGGGCGCCGCCCTCCTGGGAGTCCGGTGCGCGCCCCTCGCTCGCTTGGCTGTCTAGTGTCACCCTGCCACAGTAGCGCAGATCACACGCCTATGCCCATTGAGCAACCGACCACACGGAGCCGTGACGGGTTCGCGATTATCACGGCGCCCGACACTCATTTCCCCACACGCACGAGGGTCACATCGCCCGCGCGGACCTCGGTGTCACCGTCCTGGTTGCGCAGCACGAGCGCGGGGGTGACGTCGACGGCCAGCCCGCTGAGCTCACCGTCAGGAGCCTGGACACTGACCCGCTTCCCCAGGGTTGTCAGCGCCGCGCGCAGCCGGCGCCCGAGTGCGCCGTCTCCGGCATCGACGTCTCCGCCGACCTCCTCCCACTGCCCGATGAGCCGGACCAGATGGTGGCCGGTCGCCGCGAGAACAGCCTCCATGACGTCCTCACGCGCAGCTGCGTCACCCGCGCCGACAGCACCGAGCGTGCGCAGGGAACCGGCCCAGGCCACCGGCAGGTCCTCCGCCTCCTGCCCGATGTTGACGCCGATGCCGAGGATGACCATCGGGGCCTGGTCGCGGTCGGAGGGAACCGCGTCGGGTGCGAGTCCCCCGGCGGGCTCCGGTACGACGAGCTCGCTGAGGACGCCGGCGATCTTGCGCGTGTCGTCCCAGCCGGGCACCACGGGCACGGCTGCCGGGTCATCGGGCAGGGCGACGACGTCGTTGGGCCACTTGGTCCCCACCCGCCAGGGCAGGTCCTCGACGAGGGGAGCCACAGCATCGCGGACGGCCAAGCCGCCCAGCAACGGCAGCCAGCCCAGGCGCTCAACGGGGACCAGGGGCCGCAGGACCACGGAGACCAGGAGGGCGCTGCCATCGTCGGGGGTGACCCAGGCGCGCCCGGACCTCCCTCTGCCGGCGGTCTGCCTCAGAGCCCGGAGCGCCGACAGGTGCGGCCAGGCCCCGCACTCAGGCCCCAGGAGGGCCGCGCGCAGGTCGTCCTGAGTGGATCCTGTGACGGGAACGGTATCGAGACGCGAGAAGGGGGTGCCACCTGAGGTCATGATCCGAGCCTACCGGCCCGTATAGTCTGGCGGCGTGATCCTCCTGGCCTCGAAGTCATCCGGCCGCCTGGCCACCCTGCGAGCCGCCGGCGTCGAGCCGCTGGTACGAGTCTCCACCGTCGACGAGGAGGCCGTGCTCGGCGAGCTGATTCAACGGCGCCGCGACGCCGGGCTGACAGCCCCGAGCGCCGCCGAGCAGGTACAGGCCCTGGCTCGGGCCAAGGCGCTCGACGTCATGGCATCCACCGACCCGCAAGAGGCCGAGGTGGTCGTGGGCTGCGACTCCATGCTGGAGATCTCCGGCCAGGTCGTCGGCAAGCCCGCCGACGCCGCCCAGGCACGTGAGCGCTGGCAGATGATGAGCGGGGGCACCGGCACCCTGCACACCGGACACTTCCTGGTGCGCACCGCGGACGGCGCCATCGCCGAGGGGGTCAGCTCGGCCACCATCCGTTTCGGCTCCCCGACCCAGACCGAGATCGAGGCCTATATCGCCAGCGGAGA
Coding sequences within it:
- a CDS encoding LCP family protein, translated to MTPTDDSLPPSITPGSDGGRPPRQQRPIDAVNQRSRERGEAPGGEDTAQPTDVAGGSPRRPSSTSGTRRPQRHSVLGRQDSDEQQASAQSTSERSGQQPPSVQPRRPAAPSQRGSRARAGSSAVPLEPDTDGRSAASGPERTQAMPVRRGTYPVGSQSPQSPHEPVPGGPELKPEQPRQPKRSRPRWRRILGWTVVVIVVVLALIAARVAWLWNDVSSQLHRVDALSGAADTPGETWLIVGSDARGGAVQDETEGARADSVMLLHKAENGQTSLTSLPRDTFVDIPELGENKINAAYTGGPKLLVQTVEKLSGLTVDHYVEVGMTGVSQMVDAVGGVDVCWPYSVVDEDSGMVWDVSQGECQTVDGKKALAYSRMRKSDPTGDVGRGQRQRAVISAVVSKAASPSTIFSFSRQDALVDAGTDVLTVDQSASTMSIAQMVLAFRSASGSGLTGAPPIEDTAYSPEDADIGETVLLRDTTAPDFFAKVRDGKLTAADFNQF
- the galE gene encoding UDP-glucose 4-epimerase GalE encodes the protein MSILVAGGAGYIGAHVVRLLLERGEEVVVVDDLSYGTPERVKGASLVELDVASGQAPESLAEVMSSRGVTAVIHFAARKQVGESVERPAWYYQQNVGGLANMLLAMETAGVNQMIFSSSAAVYGMPPVEVVPEDIDCRPINPYGETKLIGEWMMADAEKAWGLRWAGLRYFNVAGAGWDDLGDMATLNLIPMVLDRLAKGETPKIFGTDYPTPDGTCVRDYIHVKDLAVAHIAALDYLAGGQEMAEHVFNVGTGQGASVREVVSKVIASTGLDLEPEELARRAGDPPQLIGNATRIGEVLGWRAEHDLDDIVASSYSSWQADPNRPHVG
- a CDS encoding Abi family protein → MNPPGQHYDKPALNENDLIERYIERGLIITDRNRAARYLRHIGYYRLSPYTIPFQADRTTHSFRPGTTFDDILSIYVFDRQLRLLTMDALERVEVAVRAAVSNTMSTHGEGGAFWYQNTSNYQNHKDYSATVKRIEHLTSLGRQYAPSTRREQTDRLHYPDALTHYLDTYTSPTTPPSWLVIELLTAGELQRLYAGLARKYRKAIARELHLTEPVLQSWLKSHVRVRNICAHHGRLWNRFLGVYPAIPKSRTVRWLNDGSTFDTGNPGALERKRLYPVLVSLQSILFTISPYSTWALRLRNLLSRYQHIPLNALGMKTNWDADRFWQEAFESGS
- the purE gene encoding 5-(carboxyamino)imidazole ribonucleotide mutase, which codes for MSEVSATTPGTTEAGRPVVGIVMGSDSDWPVMGAAAEVLDEFQVAYEADVVSAHRMPAEMIDYGRAAAERGLRVIIAGAGGAAHLPGMLAAVTELPVIGVPVPLKYLDGMDSLLSIVQMPAGVPVATVSIGGARNAGLLAVRILASGQGQEAARLGAAMRVFQKDLSEVAHAKGAALRERLQD
- a CDS encoding 5-(carboxyamino)imidazole ribonucleotide synthase — its product is MSAPIVAVIGGGQLARMMQEEASALGIHLRALVEAADGSTGQVTPDAPVGAADDEAAVRAVVAGDGADGPGGEPAAVLTFEHEHQDSALLERLQSEGVSVQPTSQALTLARDKLAMRRMMSRAGLPQPAWAEVGGPQQESAEQMTDAVEAFAGEHGWPVVLKTPRGGYDGHGVLLVHSAESLREGEAAEWIASVARARAGQSDGLGTGGGGSLGGAAVTSLLVEQAIPFTRELAVLLARTPSGQVAVWPVAQTVQEDGMCAEVLAPAPGLDSVAVEEAELIGRAVAEHAGVTGVLAVELFAVETFGEPTRLYVNELAMRPHNSGHWTQDGAVTSQFAQHLRAVLDLPLGATEATAPTTVMVNLIGGRHEPGADALARAMAAHPDARIHLYGKQWRQGRKLGHVTMTVGRGQEVADVVEQARGAVAILRGDA
- a CDS encoding GtrA family protein — protein: MPAMTRSSGNSLAQRLIALIKEFMQFGMVGAAAYVIDVGLFNLLQHGPTGFLSGHPNSAQLMASSIATVFSWIANRYWTYRGRTQKNVAREATLFVLANLGGIAITQFCLLFTHHVLGLTSPLADNIAAYVVGFGLGTAFRFVFYHYIVFTGHKDHSPGDDDTDSTSPQGQAGSGTEPRAVPVSVRP